The segment CCCCGTTCAGGGACATCCAATTCATCCAGCGCATCCAAACGGCCTAATATAAATTCCTCGTGGGCCTTGGTCAATTCGCGCGCCACACTGACCTCGCGAGCACCCAGCGCATCAGCGGCAACCGCCAGACTGGCCATGAGCCGGTTCTTACGCTCAAAAAAGACCAACGTCGCGCCACTGGCCCCGTGGCGCTCAAACAGTCGCCGCTGCTCGCCCACCTTGCGCGGCAGAAACCCCAGAAATGTAAACGGCTGAGGCGCCAGACCACAAGCCATCAGCGCGGTCAAAGGTGCTGATGGTCCTGGGACCGGAACCACCTCATGCCCGGCCTCACGGCAGGCACGCACCAGGGTGAATCCGGGATCTGACATCAGCGGTGTGCCCGCGTCGGAAATGAGCGCCACGGAACGGCCCTCGGCAAGCATGGACAAGACCTGTCCTCGCTTGCCGTTCTCGTTGTGCTCATGAAAGCTGATAAAGCCATGCGACTTGATGCCCAGACGCTGAAACAGCAGCCCGGCGCGACGCGAGTCCTCAGCCAAGACGATGTCCGCCCCGGACAGGACCTCGTGGGCACGAGGCGAAAGATCACCGAGGTTCCCCAGAGGAGTCGCCACGATGTACAGCGCTCCCGGGCGCACGGTCGTTGTGCAGTCGTTCATTGTCATGGAATTACCAGGGCTGCCAATTGCCGCCTTGCGGCGTCAGTGAACAGGCATTTTCAATATGCTCGATGACAGGCGAATCGTCATTCTCGATCTCGACCCCCACCAGATCCAAACGACAAGGGCGATCCCACAAATCACCTCTGCTCAGATATTCTGAAACCGTACGCATCAGCACGCTCTGCTTGTTGGCGGTCAGCCCCTGATAAGGCTTGTTCATGGGGCCAGGGGTTCTGGTCTTGACCTCCACAAACACAATCTCGCCATCCTTTTCGCAGATCAGGTCCAACTCGCCGCGCGTGCCTCGCCAATTACGATCACGAACCTTGTAGCCCTTTTTGCGCAGGAATGCAGCAGCCGCGTCTTCGCCCAGACGGCCAAGCACTAAATGCCGGGGAGGCATAGCGCCTGCTCCCTGGATGGCTTCTCGGGCTTTACCCCCCGGAAGGTCATGCGGTGCATGCGACAGGGACCAAGTTCACGTATGGCCTGCATATGGGCCTTGGAACCGTACCCCTTGTGACCGGCAAACGCGTAGCCCGGATATTTCCGATCCAGCTTGATCATGACCCGATCACGCAGGGTCTTGGCCAGCACGGAAGCCGCCGAGATTTCGGGCACCTTGGAGTCCCCCCGGACCACTGTGGCCTGGGGGATGCTCGACGGCACCTTCTGGTTGCCATCCACGACCAAAAACACGGGGTGAATCTTCATGCAGTCCACAGCAAGGCACATGGCCTTCAAGCTGGAGCGCAGGATATCCGTTCGATCGATCTCAAGGGGCCAAATCACACCAATGCCCCAGGCAATCGCCTGGGCCTTGATGAGCGGCTCCAGCTCAAGACGATGCTTCTCGGTGAGTTTCTTGGAATCGGTCAGACCGGGGAGGTCATACTCGGGAGGTAGGATAACGGCGGCAGCAACAACAGGCCCGGCGAGGCATCCCCGCCCGGCTTCATCCAAACCGGCAAAAGGCCGGGGAAAAGATTCCCCGGCCAATTCTGTCGTTTCCATAAGCGGCATGGCTTACTGCCTTGCACCGCATCGAGAGCACCGGAAGGGGAACCCTCCGGCAAGCACCCGCAGGATTAATCCCACAGGTTCTTGGTCTTGATACGCGCGGCCTTGCCCTTACGCTGGCGCAGGTAGTAGATGCGGGAACGGCGGACTTTGCCCTCGCTCACCACTTCAACACGCTCCAGGTAGGGGCTGTGCAGGGGGAAAATACGCTCAACACCAACACCGTCGGACACCTTACGCACCGTGAAGGTGGCGTTGGTGGTACCGCGGCGGACACGCAGCACGGCGCCCTGGAACATCTGGATGCGTTCCTTGCCGCCCTCGAGGATGCGGGTGTGCACTTTGACGGTGTCGCCAGCCTTGAACTGAGGCAGGTCGATGCGAAGCTGTTCGTTTTCGATTTGCTTGATGATATCCATATCAAAACTCCTTAAGCGGAAGATTTTTCACGTCGGGAACTTGGCTCTATAGCGCGTCGCCAAGCAGACGGTCAACCATTATAGCCGTGGCCGAGCGGACAGAAAGGTGATTATACCCACTCATGAACCGTACCGGCCGTAGCACACCATCAGCCCTTTCAAGGACTTCCGGCGCCAACCCGTGTGCTGTGCCCATCACAAGCAGCACGGGGCCCTCCCCAAGCCATTCCCGCACTTCATTCCCAGTCAGGTCTCCCGCACCGCGCGCCGATGTGGCGACGATCTTGGGAACCTGTCCGC is part of the Desulfovibrio ferrophilus genome and harbors:
- a CDS encoding YraN family protein, which produces MPPRHLVLGRLGEDAAAAFLRKKGYKVRDRNWRGTRGELDLICEKDGEIVFVEVKTRTPGPMNKPYQGLTANKQSVLMRTVSEYLSRGDLWDRPCRLDLVGVEIENDDSPVIEHIENACSLTPQGGNWQPW
- a CDS encoding ribonuclease HII, which codes for MPLMETTELAGESFPRPFAGLDEAGRGCLAGPVVAAAVILPPEYDLPGLTDSKKLTEKHRLELEPLIKAQAIAWGIGVIWPLEIDRTDILRSSLKAMCLAVDCMKIHPVFLVVDGNQKVPSSIPQATVVRGDSKVPEISAASVLAKTLRDRVMIKLDRKYPGYAFAGHKGYGSKAHMQAIRELGPCRMHRMTFRGVKPEKPSREQALCLPGI
- the rplS gene encoding 50S ribosomal protein L19 is translated as MDIIKQIENEQLRIDLPQFKAGDTVKVHTRILEGGKERIQMFQGAVLRVRRGTTNATFTVRKVSDGVGVERIFPLHSPYLERVEVVSEGKVRRSRIYYLRQRKGKAARIKTKNLWD
- the rsmI gene encoding 16S rRNA (cytidine(1402)-2'-O)-methyltransferase — its product is MNDCTTTVRPGALYIVATPLGNLGDLSPRAHEVLSGADIVLAEDSRRAGLLFQRLGIKSHGFISFHEHNENGKRGQVLSMLAEGRSVALISDAGTPLMSDPGFTLVRACREAGHEVVPVPGPSAPLTALMACGLAPQPFTFLGFLPRKVGEQRRLFERHGASGATLVFFERKNRLMASLAVAADALGAREVSVARELTKAHEEFILGRLDALDELDVPERGEFTVVIGPPEEKGETSEDGMRLILDRERDNGGKPKEVARRAVAQATGWTAKAAYELLLKMDREETGKPGMESESS